Within the Chromobacterium paludis genome, the region AGGTTGATGCTAACGTTACGAATGCGGTGATACGCATGTCGTTTGTGAGGCACATTACGCTGCTCTTGAGCTTTGGCATATATTAACTAGATGGTTGCATAAAAAGTAAGGTGAGAAATTGAAAGAAAATTTACGCTTCCAGGTGGATTCTCGTCTGGCCACTTTACTCAGCCAAGAATATTCATCTACAGAAAAGGCATTAAAGGAGCTGGTTGATAATGCGTGGGATGCCGATTCTGAGCATGTAACCATTCAGTTGCCAAGTCCTATGAGTGATGAGCCCATCGTAATTGTCGATACCGGTAGTGGGATGACTGAAGAGGAGCTACGCCGGCACTATTTTTTCATTGCATCGGATCGGCGTTCGCGGCGTGGAGAACGAACCGCTGGGAAAAACAGACAGATCAAAGGGCGAAAAGGTATCGGTAAGTTTGCTGGTTTGATGGCCGCATCAGTTATGACACTCGAAACGGCGGCACGTGGTCGAGTCTGTCGTTTTACCTTGCGGCTTCATGATCTTTCAAGGGTGGAGGATATTGAACAGTTAGATATCAATTTGCTCAGTGAGCCCTGTGGAAGCGAGCGACATGGTACGACTATTACGCTGACAGGACTGCATCAAGGGATGGCTTATCCGGATGCCAATAAACTGCGTCAGGTATTGCTTCAAGATTATGGTCGGCAGGACGACTTCTCCATTACTGTAAATGGCAAACCTCTTGATGTTGATGATATAGCGGGAAGCTTTACCGAAGCTGAAAAAAATTTGCCAGAGGCTGGCAAAGTGAAGCTGCGTTTTTCAATTAGTAATGGTAAAGCAGGTCTGCGCCAACCTGGAATTACGTTGCGAGTTGATGGGAAGTCAATCGGCAAGCCGAGCTTTTTTGGATTGGATAATCAGGAAGACTTTCCTTCTAAGCTGCTGCGAAAACTATATGGTGAAATTGATGCCGATGGCTTGCGTGAACATGTCACCGCGGGCTGGGATTCCTTAGTCGAGAACAGTGAATTGTTGCGGGCAGTTGAGGAATATGTCCGACCCATCCTTCGAGAGGCCTTCGAGCAACAGTACCGCCAAGAAATTCAGCTAGCTCAAGCACGCTTGCAAAAGGCCATTCTAGTGCGCTTGAGCGCACTGCCCGAGCATAAACGCCAGTTCGCCGATCGCGCCATTAAAAAGGTGCTGGATAAGTATTATGGCGAACCGGAAAGTAAAATTGAACCTATCGTTTACGTATTACTTGAGGCTTTGGAGCGTTCGGACTATCGAACTTTATTGGAACATATTGCAGACTCTTCTCGGAGAGACATATCTGCTCTAGCGGAGGGGCTAAACGATTTTGGTTTGGCAGAGATGGCTTATTTAGTCGAGCAAGTGAGTGCTCGCTCGTTATTCTTGGATCAGCTTGATATACTGGTTTGCGATAAATCCACCTCTGAAGCTATTGTGCACAAAGCCTTAGAGCGCAATCTTTGGGTGTTCGGATCCGAATATTCTCTATTCTCCAGCAACGTTACATTGCGTCGACAGGTGGAAGACTACCTTTCAAAAGAGTACGTGGGAAATAAATCCGACAAACGACCAGACCTATTGCTTAATGAAAACATACATGGAGAATACTTGTTGATTGAATTTAAGCGACCAGATCATTCGCTAAACCATGCTGACTATTTGCAGGCAATCTCGTATCGACATGATTTTGGTAAGCATATTAGTGTGCCTGTTAAGGTCTTGTTGATTGGGGGGAGGCGGACGCCAGACTTTCCCGCCGATAATCGTGAGTCAGGTGTTTCCGCGATAGTCTTTGACCAGCTTATTTCATCGGCTCGTCGACAGTTTCAATGGATGTTGGATTCGTTGAATAATCAATAGTGAATTTAGCAACTTTTCCTTCTGACTGCTGAAGGAAGACTCTGCCATGGCGTTACCCCAAAAATTGCCATTCCGACTCATGCTGATGGGCTAAGTGGAAACGACGCCCGTCTTCACGCGAGCCCTGATCAGAATATCGGATTGAAGAAGCGTTTTTCTCAGGCTGGTCTGGCCCCTTCAACGGACGTTTGCATGACGAATGCCTGAATGGGCACTGATTTACTAGTTTAGTTCATGCCTGTGTCAAGATAGAAAGATGGAGCCGGGAATGCAACGAAGAACGGCCGAGGAAGGTGCTCGGTGGTTTGCCCCCGGGGCCTTGCATGCAAAGAAACTGGCTGCCCATGCAGTACCACCCTTATCCGGTCAAGGATTATTTGGCAGCCAGCATCTCGAATCAAGATAGACATCCCGACGCATTTTTCCCTCAGACTGGTTTTTGTACTCGTCTCCATTAGGGTCGAATCCCAGATGCTCTGAAATTGTCATGTCGTGAACATCTAGACCTGTGGCGAGATGAGCAGAGCGCGAGAAAGCAGGGGAGCAGCCAAGCTTAGCAACTCTGTATGCATCTCGAAGTTTCGTTTGATACTGTGAGCGAAGCTGAAAGGTTTGAAGGGAATTCGCCGCTTTGGTATGTCCTGCAGGTACCTTGATGCGCACCTCAAACCGTTCTGCAGGTTCTCGCAGCGCTCGCAGCACCGGATTCCATGCGGCTCCATTTGCAGGGCCAAGTTCAAAGGATAGAACACCAACGTCGCATAGCGGGTTAAGATGCGGTTGGGTGACAAAGTCTTTGGTGTGTTTCATGCCGGGACCATTGCATGTCCCGCAGCAGGGCACAAGATTTCCCAATGATAGAGCCAAAAATGGGTATCTAGCCCTATCGTAGAAGTGATCTAGTTGAGGCCGGTAGCCGGCATTGGCAGCATCGCGTGGAACCGTATTGGTCGCTCTGATATGACAGTACGGGCAAACCTCATAGCGAGCTAGGCTGCATAGTGAATATGCTCCCCAGCCGACCCGATTATCTCGGAACAAGTCGTAGTCAAAGATCCTTTTGAACTTATCCTTGGCTTGCTCTAGTAGGGAGCTATTGGGGGGGAACGTGGTTGTGAAGTCGTTAACCACGTCAGTGAAATCACGGATGCCTGCGTCAACCAATATATTCAAATTCCGATCAACGAAATCCCAGACTGCTCGCATAACAGGAGAAACGGGGCCAACAATCGCCAGTTCCCGTTGGCGAGCATCTGTCACTGTTGCCCGTAAGAAAGTCTCGTGCTGCTCTGCTGCATCATCCCAAATATCATGAATCTCAATGATCATTTAGTGTATCCCGCTGAGCCAATACGGCACGCTGCAATCGTTCGTCACCAATCTCACTTATGAGATAGTGATCTTCGTCTGTGAGGATTCCTTGAAGAAAACGTGTCCGCAGCCGCACAACCTCTCGAGCGGCTTTCGATCCTATAGAGGGCGTGCCAAATGCATCTAGAACCAGCGCATCTAAAGAGTTAGCAAATGTCTTGATGTCTTGGTCCATTTCGCTTCCAATTCTCTGAATTAGCGCTGATGGAAAGTCTCCTGATATAATCGGGGAGTGCGTTGCGAGGATTGTCTGAATTTCATTGAATCCGAATCGATTCTTTGCTGAAGATAAAAATTGATCCAGTTTTTCAACATATTGGCGCTGCCAATCTAGATGTAGATAGGAGTCACCTTCGTCGATCAAAATCAGCACGGACCTCAGGTTACGTGAGGCTAAGCGGGAAAGGGAAACCTCTAGTCGTGCGAATTGATCTACGAGTGAAAGTAGTCCAGAACTGAGGTTCGACCACGACAATTTAAACGAGGAGCCGCTGCCCTCAATCTCTTGAAGAAGCATAACTCCATCAACAACAAATTGGACTTCGGCCGTATCACTGAATTGTTGTAGTGGTAGGTTATTCCTGTTTGTTAAGATTGACAGCGACGAATTGAGTGCCCTATTGAAATTTTCGATAGCATCTGTAAACTCAGATGAGTTGATTGAGCTGTAATATTCAAAATTCGCCAGCTCAAGTTTATCGAGGATCGCCATCGTGACAATAAGCCTATGCTTTTGCTCTCTGCTTAACTCTTCAAGGGTTGCTAAAGCTGCGATGCGATAAAGTGGGCCATGACGTTGATCGAGAGTTGATTCGATCCACCACTGTAGGTGTTGTGAGAAGGCTTTAGTTCTCGACTCCTTGCCACTGGATGGCCCTTGCTTCCGATACTCAGCGTATTCCTGCAGATCAACATTCATTGAGTCATCAAGGATGTTGCCTTTCATCTCTAGGAGGGTAGGGATGACCAAACGCTCGAAAATGCTTTGCTGGTATGAGAGTGATGCCATAAGCTCTGTAGAAACACCAAGTGATTGAGCCACGGCTGAAAAGTTAGTCAGCATGCTTTGCTTTAGCGAAGCTGCCTTAAGCTTTGATGCATTAACGAAGTTTCGATGCGAGCGAATTGACCGCTGGAAGTGCAATGGTGTGTAGTACACGACTCCAAGGCTGGGTGGAGGCTCTTTTGCATCGCGCATCTGAACTCTGCCATGTTGATCGCGAGTGGCCCAATGGCCTTGATCCCCGAGAGAGGCTCCTGCCGTTAGTATTTCTGCTAGGTTTTGGAGAAGCCGTGTCTTTCCAGACCCGTTTTCTCCCAACATTAACGACATTGAGTCGGTACTGAAATATCCGGGGAACAGGTGTGCGTGCTCTCCGATCGAGGCACGCTGCCCGTCTATTACTACAAAATCCAGCACGTCTAAGCTCCCCCAAAAAGATTCCAATTGTGATCCAGTCATTCTCAACCAATTGACTAGATCACCCGCTGATTCAGCCACTGTTTTTTGAGGCTGAAAGCATTAACCTCTATCATATCAACCGAGCGGCCTAAGCCAGGGATTTCCGGCGCCAAGATGAGCAAATAGCGACGCACTCGCTTTGTGCGTGAGCGCGCTCTGAAAATTTATCGCCAGTTTGACGAACAGACAAGCCGGAATCCGTAAACTGCTCACAAAGTGTGCCCCTAACAACAGCTTTTCGCTAGACATGCCTGCTCAAGTGCCAGAGGGCATCCGGAGTGGCGTGTCCGCAATTTTGTGTCAACTTGCTTTACGCATCATCCAGCGGACTGGCTGCTTAAGCCGATATGCCGAAGTCCTCGGCAGGTGACTACTACCTCTGAACAAGAGAAAGGCCCTGCGTTGCAGGGCCTTTCTCTTGTTGCCAAGCAAGATTTCATGCTTTGGCTATCGGAAATTGCAAATTTTGACTACAAAATTTCAAGCTTTCCGATTTCTGACACATCAAATTAATCCCAGCTCAACGCCCCACCAGTCTGATACTCGGTCACCCGCGTCTCAAAGAAGTTCTTCTCCTTCTTCAAGTCGATCATCTCGCTCATCCACGGGAAGGGGTTGTTCACACCCGGGAACAGCTGATCCAGGCCAATCTGCTGCATGCGGCGGTTGGCGATGAAGCGCAGGTATTCCTTGAACATGCTGGCGTTCAGGCCCAGCACGCCGCGCGGCATGGTGTCCTCGGCGTAGGCGTATTCCAGCTCCACGGCCTGCTTGAACAGCTCGGTCACTTCCGCCTTGAAGCTGTCGGTCCACAGCAGCGGGTTTTCCAGCTTGATGGTGTTGATCAGGTCGATGCCGAAATTGCAGTGCATGGACTCGTCGCGCAGGATGTACTGGTACTGCTCGGCGGCGCCGGTCATCTTGTTCTGGCGGCCCAGGGCCAGGATTTGCACGAAGCCGACGTAGAAGAACAGGCCTTCCATGATGCAGGCGAACACGATCAGGGACTTCAGCAGCTTCTGGTCGTTTTCGATGGTGCCGGTCTTGAATTCCGGGTTGCACAGCACGTCGATGAACGGGATCAGGAATTCGTCCTTGTCGCGGATGGACTTGACTTCGTGGTAGGCGTTGAACACTTCGCCTTCGTCCAGGCCCAGGCTTTCCACGATGTACTGGTAGGCGTGGGTGTGGATGGCTTCGTCAAAGGCCTGGCGCAGCAGGAACTGGCGGCATTCCGGGCTGGTGATCTGGCGGTAGGTGCCCAGCACGATGTTGTTGGCGGCCAGGGAGTCGGCGGTGACGAAGAAGCCCAGGTTGCGCTTGACGATGCGCATTTCGTCTTCGGTCAGCTGGCCGGTTTTCCATTGTTCGATGTCGCGCTGCATGTTCACTTCCTGCGGCATCCAGTGGTTGGCGCACTGCGCCAGGTACTTTTCCCAGGCCCACTTGTGCTTGAAGGGAACCAGCTGGTTGACGTCGGTGGTGCCGTTGATCACCTTCTTGTCCACCACGTTGACGCGGCCGGTGCCATGGGCGTCCATGGAGGAGGGGGCGGCGGCCGGGGTGGGGAGGGTGTCTTCGAAATTCAACATGAGTGCTCCTGATGTGTTCAATTGCTGGCCGCGCGCGGCGCGGCCTGGGTTTTATGCGGTTTTGACTGCGTATTGGGGGCGATGCGGCGCCGCCTGCGGCTGGCGCAGCTGGCTGACGGCCACGGTGCGGGCCTGGCCGGCCTCCAGCGGCGGGTCGGCCGCGGGCTGGGCCTGGATAAAGTAGGCGTAAGCGGCGTCGCCGGCGTTTCTTGCGCTGAGGCGGCGGCCGCCGGCGCTTTGGCGCAGCAGGCAGTAGGCGGTGGCGCTCATGTGCTCTCCCGGTTTAGAAGCGCAGTTGCTGGGCCAGCTGATGGATGAGCTTGCGCTCGCTGGCTTCCTGTTGGTCCATCTGTTCCTGCTGGCGGCGGCGCTGCGCGCGCAGCTGCTGCAGCTGGCGGTACTGGCGGTTGGCGGCGGCCAGGTCCTGTTTCAGAATTTCGATTTCCTGCTGCAATTCTTCCGGCTGGCAGTACACCACCAGGCAGTCGCCTTCCACCCAGGCCTTGCGCCAGACGGCGGCGCGCGGCGCGCGGCGGGATTCGGCGAAGTAGTCCTTCCATTCGCATGGCGGGGTGCGGCTGAGCTGCAGGTACATGTTGAACAGCAGGAACTGCTTGTCCGGGTTGTGCGATTTGTCCTCGCAAAACCCGCTAATGCCGATGTTTTCAAATGTCTGCATCTCGTCCTCCCCAGGCTGGGCCTGTGCTTGCGCTGCGGGGCGGTTGGCCGCTGCCCCGGCGGTTGGTTTGCTACCCTGCGTCATGTGCGGGCGATGCCGCCTGCGTGGCCAGGGTGTGCTGCTCCGGACTGGTGTCGTATTGCACCAGCCCGTAAATCTTCCAGGCGCCGTTCACCGTTTTCAGGTGGTAGCCGGTGTGGTAGCGCCACGGCGCGCGGCCGTCGGCGCGCTGCACGGTCCAGGCCACGATGGCGGTGGCGGCGCCCGCGCCCAGCGGGGTGACGCTTTCCAGCTGGTGGCTGGCGCTGACAAAGCCCTGGCTGCGGTACCACTGTAGCAGCGCCGCCGTGGTGTCGATCAAAGACGGCATGTCCAGCCAACCGGTCAGCTCGCCCTGGTGGATGGCGGTGAAGGGCACGGTGAAGTGGCCGGTCACGCCTGCGCAGTCCAGTTGCGAATAGCTGTCGCGGTAGTGTTTGAAAAAGGCTTCCAGGCTCATAGTCGCTCTCGTTGCGTCATGGGTCTGCTGCTTTTGCTGCGGGTTGCCGTCTTGCTTTCACATCCAGAAACCGCCTGCTGGCAAGCGGTTTGAAGATGGGTATGCCGGTTGGCGGAACGCCTCCTTTGGAGGCTTTCGTCTGATGCTCCGACTAGGCGGAACGCCCCCAAGGGGGCTTCCGCCCTACGAAATCTGCCTTATTGGCAGGATTCGCAATCGGGGTTGTCGATGCTGCAGAACTTGGCGTCGGTGGCCGGGGTGTTGTCCACGGCGGCCGGCGCGGTTTGCGCCTGGCTGGAGACGGCGTTCAGCTCGCCGCCGCGGCCGGTGGACTTCTCGGCGCTGGTGGCGGCCAGGGTGCGCAGGTAGTAGGTGGTCTTCACGCCGCGCAGCCAGGCATGCTTGTACAGCTCGTCCAGCTTCTTGCCGGAGGCGCCGGCCATGTACAGGTTCAGCGACTGCGCTTGGTCGATCCACTTTTGGCGGCGCGAGGCGGCTTCCACCAGCCAGCGCGGGTCCAGCTCGAAGGCGGTGGCGTAGATGGCTTTCAGCTCGGCCGGCACGCGGTCGATCTGGCCCAGGCTGCCGTCGAAGTATTTCAGGTCGGCTACCATCACTTCATCCCACAGGCCGGCGGCTTTCAGGTCGCGCACCAGATATTCGTTGGTGACGGTGAATTCGCCGGACAGGTTGGACTTCACGAACAGGTTCTGGTAGGTCGGTTCGATGCTTGCCGACACGCCGATGATGTTGGCGATGGTCGCGGTCGGGGCGATGGCCAGGCAGTTGCTGTTGCGCATGCCGTATTGCTTGATGCGGGCGCGCACCACGCTCCAGTCCAGGCGCTCGGTACGGTCCATTTCCAGGTAGCCGCCGCGCTCGGCCGCCAGCAGGTTGATGCTGTCCTGCGGCAGGATGCCGCGGTCCCACAGGCTGCCGCTGTACGACGGGTAGCGGCCGCGCTCTTCCGCCAGTTCGGTGGAGGCCAGGTAGGCGTAGTAAGCCACCATTTCCATGGATTCGTCGGCAAACTCCACCGCGGCGTCGGAGCCGTAGGCCACGCGCTTTTGATGCAGGCAGTCCTGGAAGCCCATGATGCCCATGCCCACCGGGCGATGCTTCAGGTTGGAGTTGCGCGCCTTCACCACCGGGTAGAAGTTGATGTCGATCACGTTGTCCAGCATGCGCAGGGCGGTGCGGATGGTGCGCTGCAGCTTTTCGCTGTCCAGCGTGCCGTCAGCCTTGAGGTGGGCGGACAGGTTGACCGAACCCAGGTTGCAGACGGCGATTTCGTCGTCGCTGGTATTCAGCGTGATCTCGGTGCACAGGTTGGAGCTGTGCACCACGCCGCGGTGCTGCTGCGGGCTGCGGATGTTGCACGGATCCTTGAAGGTGAACCACGGGTGGCCGGTTTCAAACAGCATGGTCAGCATCTTGCGCCACAGGCTCAGCGCCGGAATCTGCTTGTACACCTTCAGCTCGCCGCGCTTGCCCTTGGCTTCGTAGGCGGTGTAGGCCTTTTCGAAGGCTTGGCCGTACAGCTCGTGCAGGTCCGGGGTTTCCGACGGGGAGAACAGGCTCCACTCGCCGCCTTCCATCACGCGCTTCATGAACAGGTCCGGAATCCAGTTGGCGGTGTTCATGTCGTGGGTGCGGCGGCGGTCGTCGCCGGTGTTCTTGCGCAGCTCCAGGAATTCTTCGATGTCGGCGTGCCAGGTTTCCAGGTAGGCGCAGACGGCGCCCTTGCGCTTGCCGCCCTGGTTCACCGCCACGGCGGTGTCGTTGACTACCTTCAGGAACGGCACCACGCCTTGCGACTTGCCGTTGGTGCCCTTGATGTGGCTGCCCATGGCGCGCACCGGGGTCCAGTCGTTGCCCAGGCCGCCGGCGAACTTGGACAGCAGCGCGTTTTCCTTGATGCCTTCGTAGATGCCGTCCAGGTCATCGGCGATGGTGGTCAGGTAGCAGCTGGACAGCTGGCTGCGGCGGGTGCCGGAGTTGAACAGCGTGGGCGTGGACGACATGAAGTCGAAGCTGGACAGCAGCTGGTAGAACTCGATGGCGCGGGCTTCGCGGTTCACTTCGTTCAGCGCCAGGCCCATGGCCACGCGCATGAAGAAGGCCTGCGGCATTTCGATGCGGGCGCCGTCGATGTGCAGGAAGTAGCGGTCGTACAGGGTCTGCAGGCCCAGGTAGCCAAATTGCAGGTCGCGCTCGGCGTCCAGCGCCGCGCCCAGTTTTTTCAGGTCGTATTCGGCCAGCTTTTCGTCCAGCAGCTCGGCGGC harbors:
- a CDS encoding ribonucleoside-diphosphate reductase subunit alpha gives rise to the protein MQLTTFEGQTAAELGRAAAPQADFSQYKTIRRNGAVVPFEPVKISIAMTKAFLAVMGQQGATSASIRDKVAQLTEQVVNALMRRKPEGGAIHIEDIQDQVELSLMRFGEHDVARAYVLYREQRSQERAARGEALANVQINVLRKDGRKLPLDVARLRASIEAASKNLAGIDVDAILSETLKNIYDGVPEEEVGKSAILAARSMIEQDPAYDYVTARLLMGNIRLEILGEAVSQDEMAAQYAPYFADYVKKGIAAELLDEKLAEYDLKKLGAALDAERDLQFGYLGLQTLYDRYFLHIDGARIEMPQAFFMRVAMGLALNEVNREARAIEFYQLLSSFDFMSSTPTLFNSGTRRSQLSSCYLTTIADDLDGIYEGIKENALLSKFAGGLGNDWTPVRAMGSHIKGTNGKSQGVVPFLKVVNDTAVAVNQGGKRKGAVCAYLETWHADIEEFLELRKNTGDDRRRTHDMNTANWIPDLFMKRVMEGGEWSLFSPSETPDLHELYGQAFEKAYTAYEAKGKRGELKVYKQIPALSLWRKMLTMLFETGHPWFTFKDPCNIRSPQQHRGVVHSSNLCTEITLNTSDDEIAVCNLGSVNLSAHLKADGTLDSEKLQRTIRTALRMLDNVIDINFYPVVKARNSNLKHRPVGMGIMGFQDCLHQKRVAYGSDAAVEFADESMEMVAYYAYLASTELAEERGRYPSYSGSLWDRGILPQDSINLLAAERGGYLEMDRTERLDWSVVRARIKQYGMRNSNCLAIAPTATIANIIGVSASIEPTYQNLFVKSNLSGEFTVTNEYLVRDLKAAGLWDEVMVADLKYFDGSLGQIDRVPAELKAIYATAFELDPRWLVEAASRRQKWIDQAQSLNLYMAGASGKKLDELYKHAWLRGVKTTYYLRTLAATSAEKSTGRGGELNAVSSQAQTAPAAVDNTPATDAKFCSIDNPDCESCQ
- a CDS encoding ribonucleotide-diphosphate reductase subunit beta, which gives rise to MLNFEDTLPTPAAAPSSMDAHGTGRVNVVDKKVINGTTDVNQLVPFKHKWAWEKYLAQCANHWMPQEVNMQRDIEQWKTGQLTEDEMRIVKRNLGFFVTADSLAANNIVLGTYRQITSPECRQFLLRQAFDEAIHTHAYQYIVESLGLDEGEVFNAYHEVKSIRDKDEFLIPFIDVLCNPEFKTGTIENDQKLLKSLIVFACIMEGLFFYVGFVQILALGRQNKMTGAAEQYQYILRDESMHCNFGIDLINTIKLENPLLWTDSFKAEVTELFKQAVELEYAYAEDTMPRGVLGLNASMFKEYLRFIANRRMQQIGLDQLFPGVNNPFPWMSEMIDLKKEKNFFETRVTEYQTGGALSWD
- a CDS encoding AAA family ATPase; translation: MLDFVVIDGQRASIGEHAHLFPGYFSTDSMSLMLGENGSGKTRLLQNLAEILTAGASLGDQGHWATRDQHGRVQMRDAKEPPPSLGVVYYTPLHFQRSIRSHRNFVNASKLKAASLKQSMLTNFSAVAQSLGVSTELMASLSYQQSIFERLVIPTLLEMKGNILDDSMNVDLQEYAEYRKQGPSSGKESRTKAFSQHLQWWIESTLDQRHGPLYRIAALATLEELSREQKHRLIVTMAILDKLELANFEYYSSINSSEFTDAIENFNRALNSSLSILTNRNNLPLQQFSDTAEVQFVVDGVMLLQEIEGSGSSFKLSWSNLSSGLLSLVDQFARLEVSLSRLASRNLRSVLILIDEGDSYLHLDWQRQYVEKLDQFLSSAKNRFGFNEIQTILATHSPIISGDFPSALIQRIGSEMDQDIKTFANSLDALVLDAFGTPSIGSKAAREVVRLRTRFLQGILTDEDHYLISEIGDERLQRAVLAQRDTLNDH
- a CDS encoding ATP-binding protein, which codes for MKENLRFQVDSRLATLLSQEYSSTEKALKELVDNAWDADSEHVTIQLPSPMSDEPIVIVDTGSGMTEEELRRHYFFIASDRRSRRGERTAGKNRQIKGRKGIGKFAGLMAASVMTLETAARGRVCRFTLRLHDLSRVEDIEQLDINLLSEPCGSERHGTTITLTGLHQGMAYPDANKLRQVLLQDYGRQDDFSITVNGKPLDVDDIAGSFTEAEKNLPEAGKVKLRFSISNGKAGLRQPGITLRVDGKSIGKPSFFGLDNQEDFPSKLLRKLYGEIDADGLREHVTAGWDSLVENSELLRAVEEYVRPILREAFEQQYRQEIQLAQARLQKAILVRLSALPEHKRQFADRAIKKVLDKYYGEPESKIEPIVYVLLEALERSDYRTLLEHIADSSRRDISALAEGLNDFGLAEMAYLVEQVSARSLFLDQLDILVCDKSTSEAIVHKALERNLWVFGSEYSLFSSNVTLRRQVEDYLSKEYVGNKSDKRPDLLLNENIHGEYLLIEFKRPDHSLNHADYLQAISYRHDFGKHISVPVKVLLIGGRRTPDFPADNRESGVSAIVFDQLISSARRQFQWMLDSLNNQ